One genomic window of Kosmotoga olearia TBF 19.5.1 includes the following:
- a CDS encoding PilW family protein, whose product MKRGFSLIEMVLTLLVISLVLVSIFQSFTSTNSLLNKSYTKLTAVTDLKQGTLALWFFRDSDQAGEYTTSTNFSRDDSVFDELREEGVSEDIVERFENSIEFWVLETEKASEIYIAVKLLKDWR is encoded by the coding sequence ATGAAGCGAGGTTTTAGTTTAATTGAAATGGTTCTCACACTTTTAGTCATTTCTTTGGTTTTGGTCAGCATTTTTCAATCTTTTACGTCCACAAATTCGTTACTAAACAAATCTTACACCAAATTAACGGCTGTAACTGATCTTAAACAAGGCACACTTGCCCTGTGGTTTTTCAGAGACAGTGATCAAGCAGGTGAATATACCACATCAACAAATTTTAGTCGTGATGACAGTGTATTCGATGAACTTCGTGAAGAAGGTGTTTCAGAAGACATTGTTGAAAGATTTGAAAACAGTATTGAGTTTTGGGTACTTGAGACCGAAAAAGCGTCAGAAATCTATATAGCGGTTAAACTATTGAAAGATTGGAGATAG